The DNA window TGCAGATCGGTAAAATGCTGGCATCCGGCGAACCACACGACGGCCGTGCACCGGACTATGATGACTGGGAGTTAAACGGTGATATCATCGTTTATTATCCGGTTCTGGATATCGCCCTGGAGCTTTCTTCCATGGGTATCCGTGTGGATGCAGCTGCCCTGAAGCATCAGCTGGAGGTTTGTGGCTGCGAGGAACGCGCAGAACTGGATTTCCAGAAGGCTATTTTGAATGATGAGCTGCCATTTACGATTGGTGGCGGTATCGGACAGTCTCGTATCTGTATGTTTTATCTGCGGAAGGCTCATATCGGAGAGGTTCATTGTTCGTTATGGCCGGAGGAGACGGTGAAACTGGCGGAAGAGCATAATATTCCTTTACTGTAAATCTTGAAAATCAGTTTTCCTATAGGGACGCGAGAGGGATCGGGGATCCCTCTCGCTGTGTGTTGGCTGGGACTGAATCTCTTTATCTAAATATTCTTCAAAAATCAACTATTATTCCTCGACTTTCAGTTTAATCTTTTAGCCCTCTGTATTTTCTGTCAACACTCTTCCCCACACATCCTCACTTCCCCCTTTGCTAACGCTCAGGGAGCGGCTGGAGTTTCTTGTCCGCTTTAGCACCATCTATTCTCTTTTACAGTGCAATCTCCCCGTCAAACACAACCGCAGCCGGCCCAGTCATGTATACCAGGTTTTCTTCACGATCCCAGTAAATCTTCAGATCCCCGCCGAGCAGTTTCACTGTCACTTCCTCTTCTTTCACATATCCGTTCAGAATCGAAGCCACAGCTACCGCACAGGCACCTGTTCCACATGCCAGTGTCTCGCCGGAACCGCGTTCCCATACGCGCATTTCTACGGTATGATCATCCAACACTTTCACGAACTCTGTATTTACCCTGTCAGGGAAAGCCGGGTGAGATTCGAATTTCGGGCCGATTTTTTCGATGTCTAATCCTTTTACATCGTCAATGTAGGTGATCGCATGCGGATTTCCCATCGATACGCCGGTGATGCGGTATTCTTTTCCGTCTACCAGGAGAGGCTCATTGATCACCTGCTCTTTTTCGGAAACTACCGGGATTTTTTTGGCTTCGAGGATTGGTGCGCCCATATTTACTTTTACCAGTGCCACTTTTCCATTTTCCACGGTCAGATCCAGATATTTGATACCGCTTGCTGTCTCCACAGAGATGAATGTTTTATCTGTCAGACCGTAATCATACACGTATTTTGCCACACAACGGATGCCGTTTCCACACATCGCTCCGCGGGAACCGTCAGCGTTGTACATATCCATCTGAAAGTCTGCTACCTCGGATGGTTTGATCAGGATCAGTCCGTCGGAGCCGATTCCGAAATGACGGTCGCTGACTTTGATTGCTGTTGTCTTCGGATCCTCCACGGTTTCTTTGAAACAGTTTACATATACATAATCATTTCCGATACCCTGCATTTTCGTAAATTTCATAGAATTTCCTCACTTTCTTTAGCCGCTTACATTACCTATTTTATTTACAGTTATTTTATTATAGCGTATTGCCGTCTTTTTGGGAAGTCCGCGTTGACAAACCAGGAAGAAATCCAT is part of the Blautia faecicola genome and encodes:
- the dapF gene encoding diaminopimelate epimerase gives rise to the protein MKFTKMQGIGNDYVYVNCFKETVEDPKTTAIKVSDRHFGIGSDGLILIKPSEVADFQMDMYNADGSRGAMCGNGIRCVAKYVYDYGLTDKTFISVETASGIKYLDLTVENGKVALVKVNMGAPILEAKKIPVVSEKEQVINEPLLVDGKEYRITGVSMGNPHAITYIDDVKGLDIEKIGPKFESHPAFPDRVNTEFVKVLDDHTVEMRVWERGSGETLACGTGACAVAVASILNGYVKEEEVTVKLLGGDLKIYWDREENLVYMTGPAAVVFDGEIAL